The Vicia villosa cultivar HV-30 ecotype Madison, WI linkage group LG1, Vvil1.0, whole genome shotgun sequence genome includes a region encoding these proteins:
- the LOC131629213 gene encoding probable serine/threonine-protein kinase PIX13, translating to MGNCWSLQPSGDRPYSNTAADTNNQSGRPPFSFGLSNLGLLTNGNSASLGRSSNSGGNSRLFSSSNNHSTGNNTSTSLWGSENSKISRVREDEEFPYGQILDAANLKVFTLAELKAATRNFRPDTLLGEGGFGSVYKGLFKERATSKRDENSTIAIKKLNSNSTQGFVEWQSEVNFLGRLSHPNLVKLLGFGREDGELFLVYEFLHRGSLDNHLFGRGSNVHPLSWDRRLKIMIGAARGLNFLHSLEKKIIYRDLKPSNILLDKAYTAKLSDFGLARSIPSDDRTHVSTQIVGTRGYAAPEYIATGHLYVKSDVYGFGIVLLEILTGKRICEILRLSEPKSLRDWLKSNLLNRAKSRSNMDAKLEGRYPPNLASQVAQLALKCIQTEPKIRPSMKEVLETLESIEAANEKPADNIKRTTNSKAVQLHGQPDGG from the exons ATGGGAAACTGTTGGAGTCTTCAACCTTCGGGCGATCGTCCATACTCAAATACTGCAGCTGACACGAACAATCAATCAG GGAGGCCTCCATTTTCTTTTGGTCTCAGCAACTTAGGATTGTTAACAAATGGCAATTCCGCTTCTCTTGGGCGTAGCAGCAACTCTGGAGGAAATAGCAGACTATTTAGTAGTAGTAATAATCACTCAACAGGAAATAATACAAGTACATCCCTTTGGGGCTCTGAGAATAGCAAGATCTCTCGAGTAAGAGAAGACGAGGAGTTTCCTTATGGGCAAATCTTGGATGCTGCAAACTTGAAAGTTTTTACTTTGGCAGAACTGAAAGCAGCCACTAGAAATTTTCGTCCAGACACTTTATTAGGAGAGGGTGGATTCGGTAGCGTATACAAGGGTTTGTTTAAGGAGAGAGCAACCTCAAAAAGAGACGAGAATTCGACTATTGCCATCAAGAAATTGAATTCTAACAGCACACAAGGATTTGTAGAATGGCAG TCAGAGGTGAATTTCTTAGGAAGGCTTTCTCATCCCAACCTTGTAAAGCTGTTGGGATTTGGGCGTGAGGATGGCGAGTTATTTTTGGTGTATGAATTTTTGCACCGTGGCAGCTTGGACAACCACCTATTTGGAA GAGGTTCAAATGTTCATCCACTTTCATGGGACAGAAGGCTGAAAATTATGATTGGAGCAGCTAGGGGACTAAACTTCCTCCACTCCTTGGAGAAGAAAATTATATACAGAGATCTCAAACCCTCAAATATACTACTTGACAAG GCATACACAGCCAAGCTGTCAGACTTTGGCTTGGCCAGATCTATTCCTTCTGATGATCGCACTCATGTATCAACACAGATTGTAGGAACACGTGGCTATGCCGCCCCGGAGTACATTGCCACAG GTCATTTGTATGTGAAAAGTGATGTATATGGATTTGGGATTGTTTTGTTGGAGATACTAACCGGTAAGCGGATATGCGAGATACTACGCCTTAGCGAGCCAAAGTCCCTACGTGATTGGCTCAAATCAAACCTATTAAATAGAGCAAAATCAAGAAGCAACATGGATGCAAAGTTGGAAGGAAGATATCCACCGAACTTAgcttcacaagtagctcaacttGCTCTCAAATGCATCCAAACAGAACCCAAAATTAGGCCATCAATGAAGGAAGTCCTTGAAACATTGGAAAGTATTGAAGCAGCCAATGAGAAACCAGCTGATAATATAAAGAGGACTACAAATTCCAAGGCAGTTCAGCTACATGGCCAACCAGATGGTGGTTAA
- the LOC131629222 gene encoding uncharacterized WD repeat-containing protein C17D11.16-like isoform X3, whose amino-acid sequence MAASSITWIEERDVATIVRSRSVKDERGVLEVWTLNGNEFEVYHHIQIPSSPLCTAWLGTEPFYVMDTSDGHTDSVLALAWNQECSASADKLVKIWDMITGKCVTTLDHHLDKVQAVAWGDHAPYLLVSGSSDRTIVVKDMRAPLCTVSQFSVEANVESLICHPHSLLVGLENGMVEGYRAQPLFSIPAHDESVTTVSYNPCRRNILATGSLDGMVKLWDLSNNQPTCVASKNFGVGSIYSISFSEKDRFMLAIGGETGKLQIWDTSKYP is encoded by the exons ATGGCGGCATCGTCAATTACATGGATAGAGGAAAGGGATGTAGCGACGATTGTTAGATCCCGAAGTGTAAAAGATGAACGAGGTGTTCTTGAG GTTTGGACACTTAACGGAAACGAATTTGAAGTTTATCATCACATTCAAATACCATCATCCCCACTCTGCACGGCGTGGCTTGGCACAG AGCCATTCTATGTCATGGATACCTCTGATGGTCACACTGACTCAGTACTTGCCCTTGCGTGGAACCAAGAGTGCAG TGCTAGTGCTGACAAACTTGTAAAGATATGGGACATGATCACTGGAAAATGTGTTACTACCCTAGATCATCACTTAGACAAG GTTCAAGCAGTTGCTTGGGGTGACCATGCACCATATCTTCTTGTTAGTGGCTCTTCTGATCGTACTATTGTCGTG AAGGATATGAGGGCGCCATTATGCACAGTCTCTCAGTTTTCAGTCGAAGCTAATGTAGAGAGCTTGATCTGTCATCCACACTCTCTTTTG GTGGGTCTTGAAAATGGTATGGTCGAGGGTTATCGTGCTCAGCCTCTTTTTTCCATACCCGCTCATGATGAATCTGTTACAACAGTATCCTACAATCCATGCCGCAGGAAT ATTCTTGCTACTGGATCCTTGGATGGAATG GTAAAACTTTGGGATTTGTCCAACAACCAACCAACTTGTGTAGCATCTAAGAATTTTGGAGTA GGAAGTATATATTCTATTTCTTTCTCAGAGAAAGATCGCTTTATGTTGGCTATAGGAGGGGAAACAGGAAAATTGCAG ATATGGGACACATCGAAGTACCCATAA
- the LOC131629222 gene encoding uncharacterized WD repeat-containing protein C17D11.16-like isoform X2: MAASSITWIEERDVATIVRSRSVKDERGVLEVWTLNGNEFEVYHHIQIPSSPLCTAWLGTEPFYVMDTSDGHTDSVLALAWNQECSSIFASASADKLVKIWDMITGKCVTTLDHHLDKVQAVAWGDHAPYLLVSGSSDRTIVVKDMRAPLCTVSQFSVEANVESLICHPHSLLVGLENGMVEGYRAQPLFSIPAHDESVTTVSYNPCRRNILATGSLDGMVKLWDLSNNQPTCVASKNFGVGSIYSISFSEKDRFMLAIGGETGKLQIWDTSKYP; encoded by the exons ATGGCGGCATCGTCAATTACATGGATAGAGGAAAGGGATGTAGCGACGATTGTTAGATCCCGAAGTGTAAAAGATGAACGAGGTGTTCTTGAG GTTTGGACACTTAACGGAAACGAATTTGAAGTTTATCATCACATTCAAATACCATCATCCCCACTCTGCACGGCGTGGCTTGGCACAG AGCCATTCTATGTCATGGATACCTCTGATGGTCACACTGACTCAGTACTTGCCCTTGCGTGGAACCAAGAGTGCAG CTCTATTTTTGCAAGTGCTAGTGCTGACAAACTTGTAAAGATATGGGACATGATCACTGGAAAATGTGTTACTACCCTAGATCATCACTTAGACAAG GTTCAAGCAGTTGCTTGGGGTGACCATGCACCATATCTTCTTGTTAGTGGCTCTTCTGATCGTACTATTGTCGTG AAGGATATGAGGGCGCCATTATGCACAGTCTCTCAGTTTTCAGTCGAAGCTAATGTAGAGAGCTTGATCTGTCATCCACACTCTCTTTTG GTGGGTCTTGAAAATGGTATGGTCGAGGGTTATCGTGCTCAGCCTCTTTTTTCCATACCCGCTCATGATGAATCTGTTACAACAGTATCCTACAATCCATGCCGCAGGAAT ATTCTTGCTACTGGATCCTTGGATGGAATG GTAAAACTTTGGGATTTGTCCAACAACCAACCAACTTGTGTAGCATCTAAGAATTTTGGAGTA GGAAGTATATATTCTATTTCTTTCTCAGAGAAAGATCGCTTTATGTTGGCTATAGGAGGGGAAACAGGAAAATTGCAG ATATGGGACACATCGAAGTACCCATAA
- the LOC131629222 gene encoding uncharacterized WD repeat-containing protein C17D11.16-like isoform X4, with protein sequence MSWIPLMVTLTQYLPLRGTKSAGFLMHAVCNLIFLFLLSFNDTCFHILSSIFASASADKLVKIWDMITGKCVTTLDHHLDKVQAVAWGDHAPYLLVSGSSDRTIVVKDMRAPLCTVSQFSVEANVESLICHPHSLLVGLENGMVEGYRAQPLFSIPAHDESVTTVSYNPCRRNILATGSLDGMVKLWDLSNNQPTCVASKNFGVGSIYSISFSEKDRFMLAIGGETGKLQIWDTSKYP encoded by the exons ATGTCATGGATACCTCTGATGGTCACACTGACTCAGTACTTGCCCTTGCGTGGAACCAAGAGTGCAGGTTTCTTAATGCATGCTGTCTGTAACCTTATCTTTCTGTTTTTACTTTCTTTTAATGACACTTGTTTTCACATTCTTAGCTCTATTTTTGCAAGTGCTAGTGCTGACAAACTTGTAAAGATATGGGACATGATCACTGGAAAATGTGTTACTACCCTAGATCATCACTTAGACAAG GTTCAAGCAGTTGCTTGGGGTGACCATGCACCATATCTTCTTGTTAGTGGCTCTTCTGATCGTACTATTGTCGTG AAGGATATGAGGGCGCCATTATGCACAGTCTCTCAGTTTTCAGTCGAAGCTAATGTAGAGAGCTTGATCTGTCATCCACACTCTCTTTTG GTGGGTCTTGAAAATGGTATGGTCGAGGGTTATCGTGCTCAGCCTCTTTTTTCCATACCCGCTCATGATGAATCTGTTACAACAGTATCCTACAATCCATGCCGCAGGAAT ATTCTTGCTACTGGATCCTTGGATGGAATG GTAAAACTTTGGGATTTGTCCAACAACCAACCAACTTGTGTAGCATCTAAGAATTTTGGAGTA GGAAGTATATATTCTATTTCTTTCTCAGAGAAAGATCGCTTTATGTTGGCTATAGGAGGGGAAACAGGAAAATTGCAG ATATGGGACACATCGAAGTACCCATAA
- the LOC131629222 gene encoding uncharacterized WD repeat-containing protein C17D11.16-like isoform X1 codes for MNEVFLRFGHLTETNLKFIITFKYHHPHSARRGLAQSHSMSWIPLMVTLTQYLPLRGTKSAGFLMHAVCNLIFLFLLSFNDTCFHILSSIFASASADKLVKIWDMITGKCVTTLDHHLDKVQAVAWGDHAPYLLVSGSSDRTIVVKDMRAPLCTVSQFSVEANVESLICHPHSLLVGLENGMVEGYRAQPLFSIPAHDESVTTVSYNPCRRNILATGSLDGMVKLWDLSNNQPTCVASKNFGVGSIYSISFSEKDRFMLAIGGETGKLQIWDTSKYP; via the exons ATGAACGAGGTGTTCTTGAG GTTTGGACACTTAACGGAAACGAATTTGAAGTTTATCATCACATTCAAATACCATCATCCCCACTCTGCACGGCGTGGCTTGGCACAG AGCCATTCTATGTCATGGATACCTCTGATGGTCACACTGACTCAGTACTTGCCCTTGCGTGGAACCAAGAGTGCAGGTTTCTTAATGCATGCTGTCTGTAACCTTATCTTTCTGTTTTTACTTTCTTTTAATGACACTTGTTTTCACATTCTTAGCTCTATTTTTGCAAGTGCTAGTGCTGACAAACTTGTAAAGATATGGGACATGATCACTGGAAAATGTGTTACTACCCTAGATCATCACTTAGACAAG GTTCAAGCAGTTGCTTGGGGTGACCATGCACCATATCTTCTTGTTAGTGGCTCTTCTGATCGTACTATTGTCGTG AAGGATATGAGGGCGCCATTATGCACAGTCTCTCAGTTTTCAGTCGAAGCTAATGTAGAGAGCTTGATCTGTCATCCACACTCTCTTTTG GTGGGTCTTGAAAATGGTATGGTCGAGGGTTATCGTGCTCAGCCTCTTTTTTCCATACCCGCTCATGATGAATCTGTTACAACAGTATCCTACAATCCATGCCGCAGGAAT ATTCTTGCTACTGGATCCTTGGATGGAATG GTAAAACTTTGGGATTTGTCCAACAACCAACCAACTTGTGTAGCATCTAAGAATTTTGGAGTA GGAAGTATATATTCTATTTCTTTCTCAGAGAAAGATCGCTTTATGTTGGCTATAGGAGGGGAAACAGGAAAATTGCAG ATATGGGACACATCGAAGTACCCATAA
- the LOC131650795 gene encoding uncharacterized protein LOC131650795, producing MNGRPSAYMKAHRGFRQGDPISPLLFVLIMEQLHRWLNKLKDKPNFKYHAKCVKLHITNICFADDLILFARGDENSVQIMMQELHNFSDATGLMANPANYKVYCGGMHTSEIHKILQITRCSVGTLPFKYQLIRNVLFSITSYWMHVFLIPKKVIKHVEALCRNFIWRGTQEITKKAHVAWDFVCNPRGAGGLSITSLREWNITTMGKLIWNIQAKADKLWVKWIKMYHLKNQNVMDWHPKNCSWIVTNILKHRDSIKQTRA from the exons ATGAATGGAAGACCAAGTGCTTACATGAAAGCTCATAGGGGCTTCAGGCAAGGTGATCCCATCTCACCTCTTCTCTTTGTCCTAATAATGGAACAACTTCACAGGTGGTTGAATAAATTGAAGGATAAACCTAATTTCAAATATCACGCCAAATGTGTGAAGCTTCACATCACCAATATATGTTTTGCTGACGATCTCATCTTGTTTGCAAGAGGGGATGAAAATTCAGTACAAATCATGATGCAGGAACTCCATAACTTCTCTGATGCAACTGGATTAATGGCCAACCCTGCCAACTACAAGGTATATTGTGGTGGTATGCATACTAGTGAAATCCATAAGATTCTGCAGATAACTCGATGCAGTGTTGGAACCCTTCCATTCAA ATATCAACTTATTCGAAATGTTCTGTTTTCTATCACTTCCTATTGGATGCATGTATTCCTGATACCGAAGAAAGTGATTAAGCACGTAGAGGCTTTGTGTAGAAACTTCATTTGGAGAGGAACTCAAGAAATCACAAAGAAGGCACATGTGGCTTGGGATTTTGTATGTAATCCTAGAGGTGCAGGAGGTCTAAGTATCACCTCCTTGAGAGAATGGAACATAACTACTATGGGGAAGCTTATATGGAACATTCAAGCTAAAGCTGATAAGCTATGGGTTAAGTGGATCAAAATGTACCATCTAAAGAATCAGAATGTGATGGATTGGCATCCTAAAAACTGCTCTTGGATTGTAACCAACATTTTGAAGCATAGAGATAGTATCAAACAGACACGAGCTTAG
- the LOC131629242 gene encoding uncharacterized protein LOC131629242 isoform X1, protein MRYLDELILNDNICVTAAAIGFNKIGINYEDNHVAKKHAQIHMALELLLNLNFYLKNIQNVNTRRCLSELPSFLSPIFERISSCPTFKNVDSDSIVLEQLKVVFPRKEMVCPRAGS, encoded by the exons ATGCGCTACCTTGATGAACTCAT CCTTAATGACAACATTTGTGTGACTGCTGCTGCTATAGGG TTTAACAAGATTGGCATTAATTACGAGGACAACCATGTGGCAAAAAAGCATGCTCAAATTCATATGGCACTAGAACTGCTTCTGAActtgaatttttatttgaaaaat ATTCAAAATGTTAATACAAGGCGATGCTTAAGTGAGCTTCCCTCATTTTTGTCTCCAATATTTGAAAGAATATCATCATGCCCAACTTTCAAGAATGTTGACTCTGATAGCATAGTTTTGGAACAACTTAAG GTGGTTTTTCCTAGGAAAGAGATGGTTTGTCCGCGTGCAGGTTCGTAA
- the LOC131629242 gene encoding alkylated DNA repair protein ALKBH8 homolog isoform X2 — MRYLDELILNDNICVTAAAIGIQNVNTRRCLSELPSFLSPIFERISSCPTFKNVDSDSIVLEQLKVVFPRKEMVCPRAGS; from the exons ATGCGCTACCTTGATGAACTCAT CCTTAATGACAACATTTGTGTGACTGCTGCTGCTATAGGG ATTCAAAATGTTAATACAAGGCGATGCTTAAGTGAGCTTCCCTCATTTTTGTCTCCAATATTTGAAAGAATATCATCATGCCCAACTTTCAAGAATGTTGACTCTGATAGCATAGTTTTGGAACAACTTAAG GTGGTTTTTCCTAGGAAAGAGATGGTTTGTCCGCGTGCAGGTTCGTAA